A genomic region of Antennarius striatus isolate MH-2024 chromosome 2, ASM4005453v1, whole genome shotgun sequence contains the following coding sequences:
- the gpr182 gene encoding G-protein coupled receptor 182 encodes MSALENNHSLDHTNGTPWFMYECTLELDMSYRRITLFLLYLFVFVVGLLENVLVIWVNWRRRHSANGVLFCVINMSLSDLMVIVILPFFMMEVTMDKVWLWGRFLCKVTNLVYMINFYSSSFFLTFMTLERYLSLTRPSFPAFFPALSRRRWLFCGGLWTFSLFLALLENVHVTLLEYDEPGCYMIPENNFLEWFVTVAFFRLLFQFLGPAATIITCNVLIARAVKTAPDVQERRDVWLVHVYSLVFVACWLPYHMVVFLMIVDDLSNYILSCNAVEVLYFSYALVDGFSLFHCVANPILYNFLSKSFRDNLINTVVNYIPREGLEGQLGARGGSGDPGKQRKLSNASTSQSDVGS; translated from the coding sequence ATGAGCGCTCTGGAGAACAACCACTCGCTGGATCACACCAATGGCACGCCGTGGTTCATGTACGAGTGCACCCTGGAGCTGGACATGAGCTACCGGCGTATCACCCTCTTCCTGCTCTACCTCTTCGTCTTCGTGGTGGGACTGCTGGAGAACGTGCTGGTCATCTGGGTCAACTGGCGCCGACGCCACTCGGCCAACGGTGTTCTCTTCTGCGTCATCAACATGAGCCTCTCGGACCTGATGGTCATCGTCATCCTGCCTTTCTTCATGATGGAGGTGACCATGGACAAGGTCTGGCTGTGGGGTCGCTTCCTGTGTAAGGTCACCAACCTGGTCTACATGATCAACTTCTACAGCAGCTCCTTCTTCCTGACCTTCATGACCCTGGAGCGTTACCTCTCCCTGACCCGACCCTCTTTCCCGGCGTTCTTTCCCGCGTTGAGTCGACGCCGCTGGCTGTTCTGCGGAGgcctgtggaccttctccttaTTCCTTGCTCTCCTGGAGAACGTCCACGTGACTCTTCTGGAGTACGACGAGCCGGGTTGTTACATGATACCCGAGAACAACTTCCTCGAATGGTTTGTCACCGTGGCTTTCTTTCGCCTGCTCTTCCAGTTCCTGGGCCCCGCTGCCACCATCATCACCTGCAACGTGCTGATTGCTCGCGCGGTCAAAACCGCGCCGGACGTGCAGGAGCGGCGCGACGTGTGGCTGGTGCACGTGTACTCGCTGGTTTTTGTCGCCTGCTGGCTGCCGTACCACATGGTGGTGTTCTTGATGATCGTCGACGACCTCAGCAACTACATCTTGAGCTGCAACGCGGTCGAGGTGCTCTACTTTTCCTATGCGCTGGTGGACGGGTTTTCTCTTTTCCACTGCGTCGCCAATCCCATCCTCTACAACTTCCTCAGCAAGAGCTTCCGCGACAACCTGATCAACACCGTGGTGAACTACATCCCGCGAGAGGGACTGGAGGGCCAGTTGGGGGCCAGAGGAGGCTCCGGAGACCCCGGGAAGCAACGCAAGCTGAGCAACGCCAGCACCAGCCAGTCCGACGTCGGCTCGTAA